One Pagrus major chromosome 11, Pma_NU_1.0 genomic region harbors:
- the axdnd1 gene encoding axonemal dynein light chain domain-containing protein 1: MSASIRATSAPSSSRPDLPLDTRVAELNSQVPAESRKTQLPPMNNKIIPDELEVNLTSTVCNRTTLGHTAHHRCCKDCGIRRPDAVWHHPLGRQKYKYFLEQPTSLTGAGRDISFLCDATVTQKKTALLPPLTDRSSAGDTQNVSVSESLIPEEYRIVKNKGLQSLEFFEDAFTVQLQDDEQQLRVFPSLRPSGRLEVIQLMRMMDDMLLKAGVDQQSEELTELSQMEGLLKMVQVEQNIYNIVFHELIRQVSVSCAERGQLLSKLRQRYQSLLERIPRRLKALHTETVAQRALDRRLTEEIYHVRTTMQQLSKELSRIRDHDAFVSQQAEHAHQQLAGALKQTHTNSDVVQGYHELYELQRGRLEAQLLQMTEERAYWSQLTLCLALKVVRVKKLHLISQLHITEQSWSKTAEHCSLYLTSKDTEDLNIIMELTYHWKKQLTAFMSKLKKTEHAQWEELSGIQQGIAKWLHFCTAQNKCPDPKYENTSLEKIHADLKQWLNTLALQSELYEGEKLLCCQQTLSQIGCIQERWLDMSLQLFRRHPAPNGETPGSQQDLRELDRVLPELLKQLDTQVSGESGIHGQITSLLRLMESWVSKLDTAIGRPEVMSASDWLKLEMALSNWQSLAEKVLQNISSMQTDKETEKVLNRVQEFITSLSSFTEGENQRLSEEVASIHMAQTRWMLNLLLLMVPDHIEDQNQEQEHQYKTDISPKILDEDAKMLTEKLDYFCKYVTSSCKLILEEQILQNPCEAEGENEMNECMKLQTECSNWVETCIILLSGVKGGVVEVPVRPADPASSSNVSPEDSRETVVNEEVSAEPTADTELKDVTEAELREGELTVCESPVMKLIGYDGHITQRKLGVSSVHLNGTEELVVSPVTDEAQKAFSDLTTVGLLQQELHDSELRVQSAEQRALKAEEALQAALEKIQDLERQLQGRPSLEPKMSEEKKKTPTPSPPTVTPPAPPKKTTAEVKPTSNTKRTKKR; encoded by the exons ATGTCTGCGTCCATTAGAGCCACTTCAGCGCCAAGTTCATCGAGGCCGGACCTACCACTGGACACCAGAG TTGCAGAACTGAATTCTCAAGTCCCAGCAGAGAGTAGGAAGACACAGCTTCCTCCTATGAACAACAAGATCATCCCAGATGAACTGGAGGTCAACCTTACCTCAACTGTCTGCAACAGGACCACACTGGGGCACACTGCACACCATCGATGCTGCAAG GACTGTGGAATCCGACGTCCGGATGCAGTCTGGCATCACCCGCTTGGGCGACAGAAATACAAATACTTTCTGGAACAGCCCACGTCCCTGACTGGAGCTGGCAG GGATATTTCATTTCTGTGCGACGCTACGGTAACCCAGAAAAAGACAGCACTCCTCCCACCACTAACTGACAGGAGTTCCGCTGGCGACACACAG AACGTGAGTGTCTCAGAGAGTCTAATCCCAGAAGAATATCGTATTGTGAAAAACAAAGGCTTGCAGAGCCTTGAGTTCTTTGAGGA TGCGTTCACAGTGCAGCTTCAGGATGATGAGCAGCAGCTACGGGTCTTCCCTTCCCT GAGGCCCAGTGGCAGACTGGAAGTGATCCAGCTGATGAGGATGATGGACGACATGCTGCTGAAGGCTGGAGTGGATCAGCAGAGTGAGGAGCTGACTGAGCTTTCCCAG ATGGAGGGTCTGCTGAAAATGGTGCAGGTGGAGCAGAACATCTACAACATTGTTTTCCATGAACTGATCAGGCAGGTCAGCGTGAGCTGTGCTGAGAGAGGACAGCTGCTCTCCAAACTCAG GCAGCGCTACCAGTCCCTGCTCGAGCGAATCCCCCGCCGTCTGAAGGCTCTGCACACTGAGACAGTGGCACAGCGGGCTCTGGACCGTCGGCTCACCGAGGAGATCTACCATGTCAGGACAACCATGCAGCAGCTTAGCAA GGAACTGTCCCGAATCAGAGACCATGATGCCTTTGTTTCCCAGCAAGCAGAGCATGCTCACCAGCAGCTGGCCGGGGCACTCAAGCAGACTCACACCAACTCAGA TGTGGTCCAGGGTTACCATGAACTGTATGAGCTGCAGAGGGGTCGCCTTGAGGCTCAGCTGCTCCAGATGACTGAGGAGAGAGCCTACTGGAGTCAGCTCACCCTCTGCCTCGCCCTCAAG GTGGTCCGTGTGAAGAAGTTGCACCTGATCAGTCAGCTGCATATCACAGAGCAGAGCTGGTCCAAGACAGCCGAGCACTGCAGCCTTTACCTCACTTCAAAG GACACAGAGGACTTGAATATCATCATGGAGCTTACTTACCACTGGAAAAAGCAGCTGACTGCTTTCATGTCCAAGCTGAAGAAGACTGAGCATGCTCAGTGGGAAGAGCTCAGTGGCATCCAGcaaggcatcgccaagtggcTCCACTTCTGCACGGCACAAAACAA GTGTCCTGACCCAAAATATGAGAACACTTCACTGGAAAAGATCCATGCTGACTTGAAGCAGTGGTTGAAT ACGTTGGCCCTCCAGTCTGAGCTCTACGAAGGTGAAAAGCTGCTTTGCTGCCAGCAGACACTGAGCCAGATTGGCTGCATCCAGGAAAGATGGCTGGATATGAGCCTTCAGCTGTTCAGAAGACACCCTGCTCCCAATGGTGAAACCCCTGGAAGCCAACAGGACTTAAGAGAGCTGGACAGGGTCCTACCTGAGCTCCTCAAACAGCTGGACACGCAAGTCAGCGGAGAGAGTG GGATCCACGGACAGATCACATCACTGCTCAGGTTGATGGAGTCCTGGGTTTCCAAGCTTGACACAGCGATTGGTCGGCCAGAAGTGATGtccgcctctgattggctgaaactGGAGATGGCCCTGAGCAACTGGCAGAGTCTGGCTGAAAAAGTCTTGCAGAACATCTCCAGCATGCAGACAGA taaagagacagaaaaggtgTTAAACAGAGTGCAGGAGTTCATAACCAGCCTGTCCAGCTTCACAGAGGGTGAGAATCAAAGACTCAGTGAGGAG GTCGCTTCCATCCACATGGCTCAGACCCGCTGGATGCTGAATCTGTTGCTCCTCATGGTACCTGACCATATCGAGGACCAGAACCAAGAACAGGAACACCAGTACAAGACAGACATTTCACCAAAGATACTGGATGAGGATGCCAAGATGCTGACTGAGAAACTGGACTATTTTTGCAAATATGTCACCAG CTCTTGCAAGCTGATTCTGGAGGAGCAGATTCTGCAGAATCCATGTGAAGCTGAGGGTGAAAATGAGATGAACGAGTGTATGAAGCTGCAG ACAGAGTGCAGTAATTGGGTGGAGACCTGTATAATCCTGCTCTCAGGAGTGAAAGGTGGTGTTGTGGAGGTGCCTGTCAGACCGGCTGACCCAGCATCCAGCAGTAATGTCTCTCCAGAAGACAGCAGGGAGACTGTG gtgaaTGAAGAGGTTTCAGCAGAGCCTACAGCAGACACTGAATTAAAAGATGTAACTGAGGCAGAATTGAGAGAG GGGGAGCTAACAGTCTGTGAGAGCCCGGTGATGAAGCTAATTGGTTATGATGGACACATAACGCAAAGAAAGCTGGGAGTGAGCAGTGTCCACCTGAATGGG actgAGGAGCTGGTTGTGTCTCCAGTGACGGATGAAGCCCAGAAAGCTTTTAGTGATCTGACCACAGTAGGACTACTGCAGCAGGAACTGCA TGATTCAGAGCTGCGGGTCCAGAGTGCTGAGCAGCGAGCCCTTAAGGCTGAAGAAGCTCTGCAGGCAGCATTGGAGAAGATTCAGGACCTGGAGAGACAACTGCAGGGTCGGCCCAGTCTGGAGCCCAAAATGAGTGAAG agaaaaagaaaacaccaacacCTTCCCCACCAACAGTGACACCCCCAGCTCCTCCAAAGAAAACCACAGCTGAAGTCAAACCAACAAGCAACACCAAAAGGACCAAGAAACGGTGA